One genomic region from Spirosoma sp. KCTC 42546 encodes:
- a CDS encoding EamA family transporter yields the protein MLVFKSFQLTFDFIGYTFFINAMWIVFALSAALSAAIVVTLSKVGVKHVDSSLAFAIQSVLILIVSWSVVIMQGNLPDVARIDRRVWIYLIIAGVVTCLSSLLSFRALKLGNASQVSPITNFSLVFAVILASVFLKEKISWQVAIGAVLMAAGAVMIAVARE from the coding sequence TTGCTAGTATTTAAATCATTTCAGCTCACTTTTGACTTTATAGGCTATACGTTCTTCATCAACGCCATGTGGATTGTCTTTGCCTTGTCAGCCGCCTTATCAGCCGCTATTGTGGTTACGCTATCTAAAGTAGGTGTCAAGCATGTGGATTCAAGCCTGGCCTTCGCCATTCAATCAGTTCTTATTCTGATTGTTTCCTGGAGCGTGGTTATCATGCAGGGAAACTTGCCCGATGTGGCCCGCATTGACCGACGAGTCTGGATTTACCTGATCATTGCGGGCGTGGTTACTTGCCTGTCGTCTCTACTTTCATTCCGCGCTCTCAAGTTGGGGAATGCTTCGCAGGTATCTCCCATAACCAACTTTTCATTAGTGTTCGCCGTCATTCTGGCATCTGTTTTTTTGAAAGAAAAAATAAGCTGGCAGGTGGCTATTGGTGCCGTATTAATGGCCGCAGGAGCCGTGATGATTGCTGTAGCCAGGGAGTAG
- a CDS encoding helix-turn-helix domain-containing protein encodes MTVSVNEKLDLAHNFVLHTNQNIFLTGKAGTGKTTFLQQIKQLSAKRLAVVAPTGVAAINAGGVTIHSLFQLPFGPLTPGTTQREGKKFNKEKINLLRTLDLLVIDEISMVRSDVLDGIDEVLRRYRTNSAPFGGVQLLLIGDMQQLPPVIKDEDWALLKPYYDTGYFFGSKALRQTSYVPIELTHIYRQSDQRFIDLLNSIREKTVTRAQLDNLNQRYIPDFSPSDDEGYITLSTHNTAAQQLNSQKLLALKGKPRTFTAIVEGDFPAHTYPTEASLELKVGAQVMFIKNDISRDKLYYNGKIGRITDMDDSAIYVKSQQDGEEIVVYPVDWTNIKYTLDPTTKEIKSEPIGTFRQIPLKLAWAITVHKSQGLTFDKAILDVSSAFAHGQVYVALSRCKTLNGLVLRSPIPAHSIKTELELEDFHEQVQRQTPNEQHLHQAKLTNQQNLIRELFSFERANSLLYRCRRVVNEHASSLDAEGSAILTQLTNQLREKASDVSGRFQQQLPSYFANENLPEYNQALQDRVRKAGTYFQTLLGSEFLPLLHRFPTDCDNKKVRDLLLEALDELEKELFSKLRSFESCRDGFNALAYLQARNRAELDFQPERKKFEPQVAEIPASEGSSRGGLYGALMKWRNDMAGEHNTSGFMVLPQKTIVELARARPTTEAELLAIKGVGKTKVRQIGAEILRIVQENPAGRAASSTTPKVKVSKAPKPPKEPKELSPAITLAFFQSGKTIAEIAAERSLAVSTVESHLVKYVGTGELAVDALLPTKKIASIRSYLENYPSESLSEVRQGLGTDVSFSEIRFVQYAMRAEAGGNGE; translated from the coding sequence ATGACCGTTTCCGTAAACGAAAAGCTTGACCTCGCCCATAACTTTGTCCTGCATACCAACCAGAATATTTTCCTGACCGGTAAAGCTGGAACGGGTAAAACAACGTTCCTACAGCAGATTAAGCAGTTGAGTGCCAAGCGACTTGCTGTAGTAGCCCCAACGGGTGTAGCCGCAATCAATGCGGGTGGGGTTACGATTCATTCGCTCTTTCAGCTTCCGTTTGGTCCATTAACGCCGGGTACCACGCAACGCGAAGGCAAGAAATTCAATAAGGAAAAAATAAATTTACTCCGTACACTCGACCTGTTGGTGATCGATGAGATCAGTATGGTTCGGAGTGATGTGCTGGATGGGATTGATGAAGTACTTCGGCGGTACCGGACCAATTCAGCCCCCTTCGGTGGTGTTCAGTTATTGCTGATTGGTGATATGCAACAGTTGCCGCCCGTTATAAAAGACGAAGACTGGGCATTATTAAAACCTTACTATGATACTGGCTATTTTTTCGGCAGCAAGGCCCTTCGGCAGACGTCCTACGTTCCCATTGAACTAACGCATATTTACCGGCAATCCGATCAGCGTTTTATTGATTTGCTTAATAGCATTCGCGAGAAGACCGTTACCCGGGCACAATTGGATAATTTGAATCAACGCTATATCCCGGATTTTTCTCCCAGCGACGATGAAGGCTACATTACGCTCTCGACCCACAATACAGCTGCCCAGCAACTAAACAGCCAGAAGTTACTGGCCCTGAAAGGAAAGCCCCGCACCTTTACGGCAATTGTAGAAGGTGACTTTCCGGCGCACACGTACCCAACCGAAGCCAGCCTGGAGCTAAAAGTAGGGGCTCAGGTGATGTTCATTAAAAATGATATTTCCCGTGATAAGCTGTACTACAACGGCAAAATCGGGCGAATTACGGACATGGATGACTCTGCCATTTATGTGAAGAGTCAGCAGGATGGAGAAGAAATTGTGGTCTATCCGGTTGACTGGACCAATATCAAATATACTCTGGACCCAACCACCAAAGAAATCAAGAGCGAACCGATTGGTACCTTCCGGCAGATTCCACTGAAACTGGCCTGGGCTATTACCGTTCACAAAAGCCAGGGACTTACCTTCGATAAGGCGATTCTCGATGTGTCATCGGCCTTTGCCCACGGTCAGGTGTATGTGGCCCTCAGCCGGTGTAAAACCCTAAATGGGCTTGTACTCCGATCGCCTATTCCAGCTCATAGTATCAAAACAGAACTGGAGTTAGAGGACTTTCATGAACAAGTTCAGCGGCAAACTCCGAACGAACAGCATCTACACCAGGCAAAACTCACGAACCAGCAAAACCTGATTCGCGAATTGTTTTCGTTTGAACGAGCCAATTCCCTACTCTACCGTTGTCGCCGGGTCGTGAATGAACACGCCAGTAGTTTAGATGCCGAAGGCTCCGCTATCCTGACGCAACTCACCAACCAATTACGCGAGAAAGCCAGTGATGTGTCGGGACGTTTCCAGCAACAACTTCCCAGTTATTTTGCCAACGAAAATTTACCCGAATACAACCAGGCACTACAGGATCGAGTCCGTAAAGCAGGAACCTATTTTCAAACCTTACTTGGTTCCGAATTTCTACCACTCCTGCACCGTTTCCCCACCGACTGCGACAATAAGAAAGTGCGTGACCTGCTGCTGGAAGCGCTGGACGAACTGGAGAAAGAGCTATTTAGTAAGCTACGCAGTTTCGAGAGTTGTCGGGACGGATTCAATGCATTAGCCTATCTGCAAGCCCGCAATCGTGCTGAACTGGACTTCCAGCCCGAACGCAAAAAGTTTGAGCCACAAGTTGCCGAGATACCCGCTTCGGAGGGTTCTTCGCGTGGTGGCTTGTACGGTGCGTTGATGAAATGGCGGAATGATATGGCTGGAGAACACAACACCTCTGGCTTTATGGTCTTACCACAGAAAACCATTGTTGAACTGGCGCGTGCGCGTCCTACAACGGAGGCTGAATTACTGGCCATTAAAGGGGTTGGAAAAACCAAAGTGAGGCAAATTGGTGCCGAAATTCTGCGTATCGTTCAGGAAAATCCAGCAGGCCGGGCAGCCAGCTCGACTACCCCGAAAGTGAAAGTATCCAAAGCTCCCAAACCGCCAAAGGAACCCAAAGAGCTATCACCTGCCATCACGCTGGCTTTTTTCCAGTCTGGTAAAACAATTGCAGAGATTGCAGCCGAGCGCAGCTTAGCGGTCTCAACTGTGGAAAGCCATTTAGTAAAATATGTTGGCACGGGCGAATTGGCTGTTGATGCATTATTACCTACTAAAAAAATCGCAAGTATTCGGTCGTACCTGGAAAATTATCCATCCGAATCCCTAAGCGAAGTTCGGCAGGGCTTAGGTACTGATGTATCGTTTAGTGAAATCCGTTTTGTGCAATACGCCATGCGGGCGGAGGCTGGAGGGAATGGAGAATGA
- a CDS encoding phosphocholine-specific phospholipase C, with the protein MDSRREFLKKAALLSTGLSGVLPESIQKAFAIDPQPGTTFLDAEHVVILMQENRSFDHTYGTLQGVRGFNDPRAIDLPNKNKVWLQTNAAKETYAPFRLNIKDTKATWMSSLPHSWENQVDARNGGKQDKWLDSKKSGNKEYAKMPLTMGYYNREDLPFYYALADAFTVCDQNFCSSLTGTTPNRLYFWTGTLRDPRDPTAMANVRNENVDYDSEVSWTTFPERLENLGISWRVYQNEISLPTGLEGEADNWLGNFTDNPIEWFSQYHVRFHPAYYPFIQQQVTILPERIQALEAKLNALPETDKDYTKTKRDLANQQQWLKAIKDDLVNYTPEAYKKLSQQAKNLHEKAFTTNVNDPNYRSLAPLAYQDGETKRTVNVPKGDVLHQFRADVKNKKLPTVSWLIAPENFSDHPGAPWYGAWYISEVMDILTQNPDIWKKTIFILAYDENDGYFDHVPPFVPAHPDQPESGLTSKGIDTRLEFVTQEQENKRPNKGRTGPIGLGFRVPLVIASPWSRGGYVCSEVFDHTSTLQFLEKFLSHKKGQKLEETNISPWRRTVCGDLSSAFRPYQGEKIKLPAFVAKDAFIESIHKAQFKPVPTGYKAFSPEEIRQINQDPGASEHLPTQEKGIRLANALPYELYADGRTDGNAFMLTLAAKKDAFGKQAVGAPFQVYQVLKDDVNIRSYTVVAGDQLTDSLPLTEPYELRVYGPNGFMRAFKGASGNPAIEITCGYEQDIKKQFTGNVLVKLKNTDLQKTYQVQLVDNAYQAKGEQKTLDKSGTKGAQQSVILNLKSSHNWYDFSVKVAGFDAFEQRYAGRVETGKPGFSDPLIGKSDKV; encoded by the coding sequence ATGGATTCAAGACGGGAGTTTTTAAAAAAGGCAGCTTTGCTCTCAACAGGGCTTTCAGGTGTATTGCCCGAGTCAATTCAGAAGGCGTTTGCTATTGATCCCCAACCAGGCACTACCTTTCTGGATGCAGAGCATGTGGTGATTCTGATGCAGGAAAACCGCTCGTTCGATCATACATATGGCACGCTTCAGGGCGTACGAGGTTTCAATGATCCCAGAGCCATTGACCTGCCCAATAAAAATAAAGTCTGGTTGCAGACCAACGCAGCCAAGGAAACCTACGCTCCGTTTCGACTCAATATCAAGGACACAAAGGCGACCTGGATGAGTTCGCTACCGCATTCCTGGGAAAATCAGGTAGATGCCCGCAATGGAGGGAAGCAGGATAAGTGGCTGGATTCTAAGAAGTCAGGTAATAAGGAGTACGCCAAAATGCCCCTGACGATGGGGTATTACAATCGGGAGGACTTGCCATTTTATTACGCATTGGCCGATGCTTTTACCGTTTGCGATCAGAACTTCTGTTCATCACTAACGGGCACTACCCCCAACCGCCTGTATTTCTGGACGGGCACCCTGCGTGACCCCCGCGATCCTACTGCAATGGCGAATGTCCGCAACGAAAATGTGGATTATGATTCGGAGGTGAGTTGGACAACCTTTCCAGAGCGCCTGGAAAATCTGGGTATTTCCTGGCGGGTGTACCAGAACGAAATCAGCTTGCCAACCGGCCTGGAAGGGGAGGCTGATAACTGGCTCGGTAATTTTACTGATAATCCCATCGAGTGGTTTTCGCAGTACCATGTTCGCTTTCATCCGGCCTACTATCCCTTTATTCAGCAGCAGGTAACTATCCTTCCCGAGCGCATACAGGCACTGGAAGCCAAGTTGAACGCATTGCCCGAAACCGATAAAGACTACACAAAAACCAAGCGGGATTTAGCCAATCAACAGCAGTGGCTGAAAGCTATTAAAGACGATTTAGTCAACTACACGCCCGAGGCCTACAAAAAGCTCTCTCAGCAGGCCAAGAACCTGCATGAAAAGGCGTTTACCACCAATGTGAACGACCCTAATTATCGCTCGTTGGCTCCATTAGCGTACCAGGATGGGGAGACAAAACGAACGGTCAATGTACCTAAAGGGGATGTGCTACACCAGTTCCGGGCGGATGTTAAAAATAAAAAGCTACCTACGGTTTCCTGGTTGATTGCCCCCGAAAACTTCTCCGACCATCCGGGTGCGCCCTGGTACGGTGCCTGGTACATTTCGGAGGTGATGGATATTCTGACACAGAATCCCGACATCTGGAAAAAGACGATTTTCATTCTGGCTTACGACGAAAACGATGGGTATTTCGACCACGTGCCGCCGTTTGTTCCGGCTCATCCGGACCAACCTGAATCCGGACTAACCAGTAAAGGCATTGATACGCGATTGGAGTTTGTAACGCAGGAGCAGGAGAATAAACGCCCGAATAAAGGACGTACAGGGCCAATTGGTCTCGGCTTTCGGGTACCGCTCGTGATCGCTTCGCCCTGGAGTCGGGGGGGATATGTTTGCTCAGAAGTATTCGATCATACCTCTACGCTTCAGTTTCTGGAAAAATTCCTGAGTCATAAAAAAGGCCAGAAACTAGAAGAGACCAACATTAGCCCGTGGCGCAGAACCGTTTGTGGCGACCTCTCGTCGGCCTTCCGACCCTATCAGGGGGAAAAGATAAAATTGCCAGCCTTTGTTGCGAAAGATGCCTTTATCGAAAGTATACACAAGGCCCAATTCAAGCCGGTGCCAACGGGCTACAAAGCCTTCAGCCCCGAAGAAATTCGCCAGATCAATCAGGACCCGGGGGCTTCTGAGCATTTGCCTACTCAGGAAAAAGGCATCCGGTTAGCCAATGCCCTGCCGTATGAACTCTATGCTGACGGACGTACGGATGGCAACGCATTTATGCTGACGCTGGCGGCTAAAAAGGACGCCTTTGGCAAACAGGCCGTTGGTGCCCCATTCCAGGTGTATCAGGTTTTAAAAGACGATGTGAACATTCGCTCGTACACCGTTGTGGCTGGTGATCAACTCACCGATTCCTTGCCGTTGACTGAGCCGTACGAGTTACGGGTATATGGCCCTAATGGGTTCATGCGTGCGTTTAAAGGTGCATCAGGCAACCCCGCTATTGAGATTACCTGCGGGTATGAGCAGGATATAAAAAAACAGTTTACGGGCAATGTGCTGGTAAAACTCAAAAATACGGATTTGCAGAAAACGTATCAGGTGCAACTGGTTGATAACGCGTACCAGGCTAAAGGTGAACAAAAAACACTGGATAAATCGGGGACAAAGGGCGCCCAGCAGAGCGTGATACTCAACCTGAAAAGTAGCCACAATTGGTACGATTTCAGTGTGAAAGTAGCGGGTTTCGATGCGTTTGAACAACGCTATGCCGGTCGGGTTGAGACGGGCAAGCCTGGATTCAGTGATCCACTTATTGGAAAATCGGATAAAGTGTAG
- the fabG gene encoding 3-oxoacyl-[acyl-carrier-protein] reductase, whose translation MDLLKGKVALITGASRGIGRAMAQKFAQEGAHVAFTYLSSVEKGQALEDELRAFGGQVKGYRSDASDYQAAEALVSQVIADFGKLDVLINNAGVTRDGLLMRMSEEQWDTVINVNLKSVFNLTKAVTKPMMKAKSGSIINITSVVGIRGNAGQSNYAASKAGIIGFTKSVALELGSRNIRSNAIAPGFIETEMTGEINEKALEDWKQQIPMKRGGQPDEVANCAVFLASDLSSYISGQVLQVDGGMLT comes from the coding sequence ATGGATTTACTGAAAGGAAAAGTTGCCCTTATTACCGGAGCCTCGCGCGGAATTGGGCGGGCCATGGCCCAGAAGTTTGCGCAGGAAGGTGCTCACGTTGCCTTCACCTATTTATCAAGCGTTGAAAAAGGGCAGGCCCTGGAAGATGAACTTCGGGCATTTGGCGGTCAAGTGAAAGGATACCGCTCAGATGCATCGGATTATCAGGCTGCCGAGGCCTTAGTTAGTCAGGTCATTGCCGACTTTGGTAAACTCGATGTGCTCATCAATAATGCCGGGGTTACGCGCGATGGGCTGCTCATGCGTATGTCGGAAGAACAATGGGATACCGTAATTAACGTTAATTTAAAGTCGGTGTTCAACCTGACGAAGGCGGTTACCAAACCCATGATGAAAGCGAAATCTGGTTCCATCATAAATATTACATCGGTAGTAGGCATCCGGGGCAACGCGGGGCAGTCTAATTATGCGGCTTCAAAGGCGGGCATCATTGGGTTTACCAAGTCGGTTGCACTGGAATTGGGGTCACGAAATATTCGCTCCAATGCCATTGCACCAGGATTTATCGAAACCGAAATGACGGGCGAAATCAATGAAAAAGCACTTGAAGACTGGAAACAACAGATTCCAATGAAGCGTGGAGGCCAACCCGATGAAGTTGCTAATTGTGCCGTTTTCTTAGCGTCTGATCTTTCCAGCTATATTTCCGGCCAGGTACTTCAGGTAGATGGCGGAATGCTTACCTAA
- the eat gene encoding ethanolamine permease: MTDESQALKKALSPIHLWAIGVGLVISGEYFGWNYGWGVAGTVGLLIATLAITLLYFTFIFSFTELTTAIPNAGGPFAYALKAFGPIGALVAGYATLIEFLFATPAIALALGSYVHFLYPAVPVVWCSVASFVVFTFINLLGIKEAAWFSLIMTIIAIGELLLFIGVVYPYSSLDTFLHNPMPFGWPGVFAALPFAIWLFVCLEGMAMVAEEVKDGKNAIAKGYISAVLTLAFLALTVMISVGGITHWENLDHLDYPMPEAIAIVLGRQNPLTKFFASVGLFGLIASFHGIIISYSRQIFALARSGYLPHGLARVSRTRKVPVWALVVGAIFGIIALISLDTSKLVVLSTIGAVIVYIVSMLSLFRLRQTQPAMPRSFKAPFYPIFPAIALLLAVVTLGAMIYFYSWLSLLFFGGLVLIMAIFYMSGRYQKIKQEWEGEMIVSQSHVE; the protein is encoded by the coding sequence ATGACCGACGAATCTCAGGCATTAAAAAAGGCGTTGAGTCCCATTCACTTGTGGGCTATTGGTGTTGGACTGGTTATCTCGGGTGAGTACTTTGGGTGGAATTATGGCTGGGGCGTGGCCGGAACAGTGGGTCTGCTAATTGCTACCCTGGCGATCACGCTGCTTTATTTTACATTCATTTTTAGTTTTACCGAACTTACAACGGCCATTCCGAATGCAGGAGGCCCATTTGCCTATGCCCTGAAAGCCTTTGGCCCAATAGGGGCGTTGGTGGCTGGTTATGCAACCCTGATTGAGTTTCTGTTTGCTACACCGGCTATTGCCTTAGCACTCGGGAGTTATGTTCACTTTTTGTACCCTGCCGTTCCGGTAGTCTGGTGCTCGGTTGCCTCCTTCGTGGTATTTACCTTCATCAATCTGCTGGGCATTAAAGAAGCGGCCTGGTTTTCGCTGATCATGACAATCATCGCCATTGGCGAGTTATTGCTTTTTATTGGCGTCGTGTACCCGTATTCCAGTCTCGATACGTTTCTGCACAATCCAATGCCGTTTGGCTGGCCAGGTGTTTTTGCGGCATTACCGTTCGCTATTTGGTTATTTGTTTGCCTCGAAGGTATGGCCATGGTAGCCGAGGAAGTGAAAGATGGAAAAAACGCCATTGCTAAAGGCTACATATCGGCAGTGTTGACCCTTGCGTTTTTGGCTTTAACCGTTATGATTAGTGTGGGAGGTATTACGCACTGGGAAAATCTGGACCACCTTGATTACCCCATGCCGGAAGCTATTGCTATTGTGTTAGGTCGCCAAAATCCACTTACAAAATTCTTCGCCAGTGTTGGTTTATTTGGATTGATCGCTTCGTTTCATGGTATCATTATCAGTTATTCCCGGCAGATTTTCGCGCTGGCCCGAAGCGGTTACCTACCTCATGGATTGGCCAGGGTGAGCAGAACCCGGAAAGTGCCCGTCTGGGCATTAGTAGTTGGGGCTATCTTCGGGATCATTGCCCTCATTTCGCTTGATACCAGTAAGTTAGTTGTTCTGTCAACCATTGGGGCAGTTATCGTTTATATAGTAAGTATGCTGTCGTTGTTCCGGCTCCGGCAAACGCAGCCCGCTATGCCGCGTTCGTTTAAGGCACCTTTTTATCCGATCTTCCCGGCTATTGCCTTACTATTGGCGGTTGTGACCTTAGGGGCTATGATTTATTTTTATAGCTGGTTGAGTCTGCTATTTTTTGGGGGGCTAGTCCTGATCATGGCCATATTTTACATGTCAGGCCGATATCAGAAAATCAAGCAAGAGTGGGAGGGAGAGATGATCGTAAGTCAAAGTCATGTTGAGTAA
- a CDS encoding VWA domain-containing protein, with amino-acid sequence MTFFFQSSPWWIFVCLLVGAVYAFAMYQPLPRLVGSGATVGGFDKRTTYGLAALRFVVVSFLCFLLLNPLIRSLRTLTEKPKVVLAVDNSESVAAAGRPALNKALTGLQTLRQQLTDKGLDVTVRTFGDSITDADLTQIPFTRRTTDLSALLSGIRSDYEGRNLTDVVLVSDGIVNQGVSPTFGQYPFAVQTIGLGDTIPKKDIQLKGIVANRIAYLGNQFPVQAEVVSNGFQGRTATVVLRQNGKELGRQSINFGKNDTFNQLTFQATATQKGVQHYVVDVLPQPGEFSTLNNRQDVYLDVIDGKEKVLLLALAPHPDIKAIRNILERNQNYELDIRILTGTPAEATASADRPPADKTYDLIILHQIPDNGGIGNPVIQRYLAKNTPVLFVLGNQSALGPFNTSNPVIQVAAQPNQSDKVTGVFNPEFKQLNFDPAKLDILSKLPPLLTPYGDYRLQPGSEVVLWQQVGSIRTTKPLLALNVTSPRKTAVLAGEGIWAWRLEEYALTDKQEVVDELIQKVIQLISVKEDRRKLRVYPIRNEFIAGEKVIFETELYNDIYERLYDKPVRLEIKDEKGVTRSFNYTPTASNSRFEISRLPEGAYSFKATVTVNNKAEQSSGQFVVRDLQLEALNTTADHGMLRQLAQQTGGQFFTANQTDELVRKLTAQSHPARLTSTEEMNELINWRWLFFVVLTLAAIEWGLRKFYGGY; translated from the coding sequence ATGACCTTCTTCTTTCAATCTTCGCCCTGGTGGATTTTTGTTTGCCTGCTCGTTGGAGCGGTCTATGCATTTGCCATGTATCAGCCTTTACCTCGTTTGGTAGGGAGTGGTGCAACAGTCGGCGGATTCGACAAACGAACAACATATGGGCTTGCCGCACTGCGGTTTGTTGTGGTCAGCTTTCTGTGTTTTTTGTTGCTGAACCCACTGATCCGCAGCCTCAGAACGCTCACGGAGAAACCCAAAGTTGTATTGGCAGTTGATAACTCGGAGTCGGTGGCGGCTGCTGGGCGGCCGGCACTCAATAAGGCGCTGACCGGGCTGCAAACACTTCGGCAACAATTGACTGATAAAGGTCTGGACGTAACCGTTCGGACATTTGGAGACAGCATTACCGACGCTGACCTTACCCAAATCCCGTTTACCCGACGCACCACCGATCTGTCGGCACTATTATCCGGCATTCGATCCGACTATGAAGGCCGTAATCTGACAGATGTAGTACTCGTATCGGATGGTATTGTTAATCAGGGCGTTTCGCCCACGTTTGGCCAGTATCCATTTGCTGTACAAACGATTGGATTAGGGGATACAATTCCTAAGAAAGACATTCAATTAAAAGGCATTGTAGCGAACCGAATTGCGTATCTAGGCAATCAATTCCCAGTACAGGCCGAAGTCGTTAGCAATGGATTTCAGGGCCGAACAGCAACGGTTGTATTGCGCCAGAACGGGAAAGAACTCGGGCGGCAATCGATCAATTTTGGCAAAAATGATACGTTTAATCAGCTGACCTTTCAGGCGACGGCAACGCAGAAAGGCGTTCAGCATTATGTGGTGGATGTATTGCCGCAGCCTGGCGAATTCAGTACGCTAAATAACCGCCAGGATGTGTATTTAGATGTTATCGATGGGAAAGAGAAAGTGTTACTGTTGGCATTAGCTCCTCACCCGGATATAAAAGCAATTCGTAACATTCTGGAACGAAACCAGAATTATGAACTGGACATTCGCATACTGACCGGAACACCTGCCGAAGCAACCGCGTCGGCGGACCGTCCCCCAGCCGATAAAACCTACGATCTGATCATTCTGCATCAGATCCCTGATAATGGAGGCATTGGAAACCCGGTGATTCAGCGGTATCTGGCGAAGAATACGCCGGTCTTGTTTGTGCTGGGTAATCAATCCGCACTCGGACCATTCAATACATCGAATCCGGTAATACAGGTGGCTGCGCAGCCCAACCAGAGCGACAAAGTAACCGGTGTATTTAACCCTGAATTCAAACAACTGAACTTCGATCCGGCCAAGCTTGATATTCTCTCAAAACTGCCTCCTCTGTTAACACCATATGGTGACTACAGATTACAGCCCGGTAGCGAAGTTGTCCTGTGGCAGCAGGTGGGAAGCATTCGCACAACGAAGCCCTTACTGGCCCTGAACGTAACCAGTCCGCGCAAAACAGCTGTGCTGGCAGGGGAGGGTATATGGGCGTGGCGGCTCGAAGAATACGCGCTGACTGATAAGCAGGAAGTGGTGGATGAACTGATCCAGAAAGTAATTCAACTGATTTCGGTAAAAGAAGATCGGCGCAAACTCCGGGTGTATCCGATTCGGAATGAGTTTATTGCGGGCGAAAAAGTTATTTTCGAGACGGAGCTTTATAATGACATTTACGAGCGACTATATGATAAACCCGTTCGCTTGGAAATCAAAGACGAAAAAGGAGTGACTCGTTCATTCAACTACACGCCTACGGCCTCCAACAGCCGTTTTGAGATCAGCCGACTACCCGAAGGTGCCTACAGCTTTAAGGCCACCGTAACAGTTAACAATAAGGCTGAGCAATCATCCGGACAGTTTGTGGTTCGTGACCTGCAACTTGAAGCCCTGAATACGACTGCCGATCACGGCATGCTCCGACAACTGGCCCAGCAAACGGGCGGGCAATTTTTCACCGCAAATCAGACCGACGAACTCGTTCGGAAGCTGACCGCTCAGTCGCACCCGGCCCGGTTAACGAGCACCGAAGAAATGAATGAGCTAATCAACTGGCGTTGGTTGTTCTTTGTGGTGCTGACGTTAGCCGCTATTGAGTGGGGGCTACGGAAATTTTATGGCGGGTATTGA
- a CDS encoding DUF6169 family protein, whose product MPNDAPVNSYEFRFFGGEQNSYFFTTRQEIIYQIKFVPSAYLFVDYIDGHVNAFEMVIAVADNPTGGRIAYDPLTEDTIRAIFTDFFCSLDHVIVYICDSSDGREQARFRKFTSWYYKDMDAMPADLFKMDAYLPDGDRTTILSGILSTRHPYFSQFVELFKNLSEADKY is encoded by the coding sequence ATGCCCAACGACGCCCCCGTAAATAGTTACGAGTTTAGATTTTTTGGTGGAGAACAAAATTCATACTTCTTCACTACCAGACAGGAGATTATCTATCAAATTAAGTTCGTTCCGTCAGCCTATTTATTTGTAGACTATATTGACGGCCATGTCAATGCTTTTGAAATGGTTATTGCTGTGGCGGATAATCCAACCGGTGGACGCATCGCTTATGACCCGCTTACAGAAGATACGATACGGGCTATTTTCACAGACTTCTTCTGCTCACTGGATCATGTGATTGTCTATATCTGCGACAGCTCGGATGGGCGCGAGCAAGCCCGATTCCGGAAATTTACTAGTTGGTATTACAAGGATATGGATGCTATGCCAGCGGATCTATTCAAGATGGATGCCTACCTTCCCGACGGCGATCGAACCACTATTCTCTCGGGTATTCTGAGTACGAGGCATCCCTACTTCAGCCAGTTCGTTGAACTCTTCAAAAACCTATCGGAAGCGGATAAATACTAG